In Trichocoleus sp., the following are encoded in one genomic region:
- a CDS encoding pentapeptide repeat-containing protein, with product MRLGKLFQNLFSIDTLEGVSDTTKTVFEFAEKLEKPEIKQLVPIITQGASLLEVLNSPMAELAESTLPFVKVATGLLKFYLKVSQKEPTLAEEVVLVSQAAYLESLQATIHKYPKFQAWLKQKGKTGSTLVKPALKRLADLELEDKTARIALVYFQNSPLAQAYNDVLATCLEGLEFPATQIRELTARVTADTPQYMLSALAELGSSAKRLLVWYQVGGQATLEKYLSIETYLEEQIRPRPLERVFSESFTFREIYVPQEAQLLLANGEPDQEFVILEDWAIASLNDDNKKDRVLFVQGGPGRGKSVFCRMIADRVRQHEPGWIPILIRLRDVRSLEKDFEETLRKAVDRDFSDSDPGWLTDRNLRFLFVLDGFDELLMEGRTSGGLEEFLRQVGRFQESCAHNSEKQHRVLITGRSLSLQNIERLMPSNLERVEILPLDNELQEQWFTKWGKLVHADPIYLKGILNDERLPDQVRELAREPLLLYLLAAMHRDGELSLEMFEGAEASQAKVLIYEKAIDWALTKQRPEWLNRDLTELETASLRRILSEAGLCVVQAGGECAPIAMIESRLRSDDAAKQLLETARDRLKDNPLRNALAAFYLQPGKGSSGSVEFVHKSFSEFLCAERLKEAIEDWSTTIEVRNKSQDLISDEKLHWQIYDLLGYGGLTVEIVDYLFALLSKSDQINWVRLFKRLEDFYFRWSDGEFIDAPPENLPQQKMRLMKEQLPTSKSHLGLRQVDVYTGLNILILLFSLHRYAQSHDDLQENIHFHPCSQMFDAQGLLRTISYGDCVVVGTFQETVLQFLSNADLTGIDFRRANFFGAVLSDVSLRSANLFGVDLSDADLSNADLSGTLLYSTVLHGASLTNANISNANMKDVQWDKDTNWEGVRGWRTAQNLPEALRQQLEEMERQQGDESIES from the coding sequence GTGCGGTTAGGCAAGCTGTTTCAAAATTTGTTTTCGATCGATACCCTTGAAGGCGTCAGTGATACAACCAAAACGGTTTTTGAATTTGCTGAGAAACTTGAAAAGCCTGAGATTAAGCAGCTTGTACCGATCATAACGCAAGGAGCTTCGCTGCTGGAGGTGCTGAACTCGCCAATGGCAGAACTGGCAGAATCAACGCTGCCGTTTGTGAAGGTCGCAACAGGGCTGCTGAAGTTTTACCTGAAGGTGAGTCAGAAAGAGCCGACTCTAGCGGAAGAGGTGGTGCTGGTAAGCCAAGCAGCTTATCTGGAAAGTTTGCAGGCTACGATTCATAAATATCCAAAGTTTCAAGCATGGCTGAAGCAAAAGGGAAAAACTGGATCGACGCTCGTCAAACCTGCTTTGAAGCGATTAGCGGATCTGGAACTAGAAGATAAGACGGCTCGGATTGCACTGGTTTATTTTCAGAACTCGCCTCTAGCACAAGCATACAACGATGTTTTGGCAACTTGTCTGGAAGGGTTAGAGTTCCCTGCAACCCAAATCAGAGAACTGACAGCCAGAGTGACGGCAGATACGCCGCAATATATGTTGAGTGCACTGGCAGAGTTGGGCAGTTCGGCAAAGCGATTACTGGTGTGGTATCAGGTTGGCGGACAGGCGACGCTGGAGAAATACCTCAGCATTGAGACTTATTTGGAAGAGCAAATCCGACCTCGTCCGCTGGAGCGAGTCTTTAGTGAGTCGTTTACGTTCCGTGAGATCTATGTGCCGCAAGAGGCGCAATTGCTCCTGGCAAATGGAGAGCCGGATCAGGAATTTGTGATTTTGGAGGACTGGGCGATCGCCTCGCTCAACGATGACAACAAAAAAGACCGGGTGCTGTTTGTGCAGGGTGGCCCCGGACGGGGCAAGAGTGTGTTTTGTCGGATGATTGCCGATCGTGTCCGGCAGCATGAGCCTGGCTGGATTCCAATTCTGATTCGGTTGCGCGATGTTCGATCGCTGGAGAAAGATTTTGAGGAGACGCTGCGAAAAGCAGTCGATCGAGATTTTTCCGATAGTGATCCGGGTTGGCTGACCGATCGCAATTTGCGCTTTTTATTTGTGCTAGATGGCTTCGATGAACTGCTGATGGAAGGCAGAACCAGTGGCGGCTTGGAGGAATTTTTGCGGCAGGTCGGCAGATTTCAGGAGAGTTGCGCCCACAATTCTGAAAAACAGCATCGGGTTTTGATTACGGGTCGATCGCTTTCTCTCCAAAACATTGAGCGACTGATGCCGTCAAATCTAGAACGAGTTGAAATTCTGCCACTAGATAACGAACTGCAAGAACAATGGTTTACCAAATGGGGAAAACTGGTTCACGCTGATCCAATTTACCTTAAAGGAATTTTGAATGATGAGCGGTTGCCCGATCAGGTACGGGAATTAGCGCGAGAACCGTTGCTGCTGTATCTGCTGGCGGCAATGCATCGAGATGGTGAGCTATCGCTGGAGATGTTTGAAGGGGCAGAAGCGTCTCAGGCGAAGGTATTGATTTACGAAAAGGCGATCGATTGGGCACTGACCAAACAGCGTCCGGAATGGCTCAACCGCGATTTAACCGAACTGGAAACGGCAAGCTTGCGCCGAATTCTGTCAGAGGCAGGTTTATGTGTGGTGCAGGCAGGCGGAGAATGTGCGCCGATCGCCATGATTGAATCTCGGTTACGTAGCGACGATGCAGCAAAACAATTGTTGGAAACAGCACGCGATCGACTCAAAGATAATCCACTGAGAAATGCGCTGGCAGCTTTCTATTTACAGCCCGGAAAAGGTAGCTCTGGCTCCGTGGAATTTGTTCACAAAAGTTTTAGTGAGTTCTTATGTGCAGAACGATTGAAAGAAGCGATCGAAGATTGGTCAACGACGATCGAAGTGAGGAATAAATCACAGGATTTAATTTCGGATGAAAAGTTGCACTGGCAAATTTATGATCTGCTCGGCTATGGTGGCTTGACGGTTGAGATTGTTGATTATTTATTTGCACTACTCAGTAAGAGCGATCAAATTAATTGGGTTCGGTTGTTTAAACGATTAGAAGATTTCTATTTTCGCTGGAGTGATGGCGAGTTTATTGATGCACCACCAGAGAACTTACCGCAGCAAAAAATGCGGCTGATGAAAGAGCAATTACCAACTTCCAAATCTCATCTAGGACTTAGACAAGTTGATGTTTATACAGGCTTAAATATTCTAATTCTCTTGTTCTCCTTACATCGCTATGCTCAGAGCCATGATGACTTGCAAGAAAACATTCACTTTCATCCTTGTAGTCAAATGTTTGATGCTCAGGGTCTATTAAGGACGATCAGTTATGGTGATTGTGTGGTAGTAGGAACCTTCCAAGAAACAGTTTTGCAATTTCTTAGTAACGCAGACTTGACTGGCATAGACTTTCGCAGAGCAAACTTTTTTGGTGCAGTACTAAGTGATGTAAGCCTCCGTAGCGCAAATCTCTTTGGTGTAGATCTGAGTGATGCAGATCTCAGTAATGCAGACCTCAGTGGCACACTCCTCTACAGTACAGTCCTTCATGGTGCATCCCTTACTAACGCAAATATTAGCAATGCAAACATGAAAGATGTTCAATGGGATAAGGATACGAATTGGGAGGGAGTACGAGGTTGGAGAACGGCACAGAATTTGCCGGAGGCGTTGCGGCAGCAGTTAGAGGAAATGGAGCGGCAGCAGGGGGATGAATCGATCGAGTCTTGA
- a CDS encoding histidinol-phosphate transaminase: MLSFLRSDLAQLVAYTPHPGGAAGSPAEADHQVQLDRLDTNENPYDLPEELKQKLAWAYQHELESNRYPDGGQADLKQSIATYVNESAGFAGVSSEHISVGNGSDELIRSILIATCLGGEGSILVAQPTFSMYRILAQTLGVPVVSVGRSDNTFEMDLAAATAAMTQAQPAIRVVFVVHPNSPTANPLTDAEIEWLRSLPENILVVIDEAYFEFSRSTLVSEALQRSNWIVLRTFSKALRLAGHRIGYAIAQPELIAALEKVRLPYNLPSTTQTAALLALSHRQALLEVIPLLLAERDRLSQRLIAHPMLQVFPSVSNFLFVRLRPAVAEAWQVSPEVALDRLFHHLKVEGTLVRQINDGLRITVGTPEENQRTGDRLFRLLPNS, encoded by the coding sequence ATGCTGTCTTTTCTGCGTTCTGATCTGGCTCAACTCGTTGCCTACACGCCTCATCCTGGTGGAGCGGCAGGAAGTCCGGCAGAAGCAGACCATCAGGTGCAGCTCGATCGCCTTGATACGAACGAGAATCCATACGATTTGCCAGAGGAACTGAAGCAAAAGCTGGCTTGGGCATATCAGCATGAGCTAGAGTCAAACCGCTACCCGGACGGGGGACAGGCAGATCTGAAGCAGTCGATCGCGACCTATGTGAATGAATCAGCTGGCTTTGCGGGAGTAAGCTCTGAACACATTTCAGTTGGCAATGGCTCTGATGAACTGATTCGATCGATTTTGATTGCTACTTGTCTCGGTGGCGAAGGTTCAATTTTGGTGGCACAACCCACCTTTTCCATGTACCGCATTCTGGCTCAAACATTGGGCGTTCCAGTTGTCAGCGTGGGGCGATCGGACAACACTTTTGAGATGGATTTAGCGGCAGCAACAGCGGCAATGACACAGGCGCAACCTGCTATTCGGGTCGTGTTTGTCGTGCATCCCAACTCACCGACTGCCAATCCCTTAACAGATGCAGAAATTGAGTGGTTGCGGAGCCTCCCAGAAAATATTCTGGTCGTGATCGACGAAGCCTACTTTGAGTTCAGTCGATCGACTCTGGTTAGTGAGGCACTCCAGCGATCGAACTGGATCGTTTTGCGAACCTTCTCCAAGGCTTTGCGGTTGGCAGGACATCGCATCGGCTATGCAATCGCTCAACCAGAACTGATCGCGGCTCTGGAAAAAGTCCGTCTGCCCTACAATTTGCCCAGCACGACCCAAACCGCTGCGCTGCTGGCACTCTCTCACCGTCAAGCGCTCCTCGAAGTCATTCCCCTGCTCCTGGCAGAACGCGATCGGCTCTCCCAAAGGCTAATCGCTCACCCGATGCTGCAAGTCTTCCCCAGCGTTTCAAATTTTCTGTTTGTGCGGCTCAGACCTGCGGTTGCTGAAGCATGGCAAGTTTCCCCTGAAGTAGCCCTCGATCGCCTCTTCCATCACCTTAAAGTGGAAGGCACGCTTGTCCGGCAGATTAACGATGGCTTGCGGATTACAGTCGGCACACCAGAAGAGAATCAGAGAACAGGCGATCGGTTGTTTCGCTTGTTGCCCAATTCCTAG